From Draconibacterium halophilum, one genomic window encodes:
- a CDS encoding helix-turn-helix domain-containing protein, translating to MPNITIWNLIQLVEISFGFVLLVFLLKVSTKLKWYFPLAIYVLVVMIDCYAELLLQTGLILQTPHFLYVNEPLNLLVGPAIYLYARSQEYQRFKIAKSDIFFLAPFIISLLTYLPTYTLSADDKIVEYQNFGNLEADVENFVWEWIFLVGITFTFLALALKRFRNYTEKIKTLYSDIQKKDFQLTQLLIKLCMAIYAMELISVFLSYYKLPLSLELYNAYDIVQLIILLLIGYDARTSLKNSKEIRKGWQKILLEEGQSLIHPIKYANSNLTPEQSSTLKVKIQEYMETHEPYLESQIRIKDLAKQTKISTHQISQVLNESFHQNFYEFINSYRVKKAIALIEDPANESLTFSAIGFEAGFNSKTTFYQAFKKATGTTPAQFRRNINRSKH from the coding sequence ATGCCCAACATTACAATATGGAATCTCATACAACTTGTTGAGATTAGTTTTGGTTTTGTGCTATTGGTATTTTTACTAAAAGTAAGCACGAAACTTAAATGGTATTTTCCTTTAGCTATTTATGTTCTGGTAGTAATGATAGACTGCTACGCGGAACTTTTGCTACAGACCGGACTAATTCTTCAAACACCACACTTTCTGTATGTAAATGAACCACTCAATTTATTGGTTGGCCCAGCAATCTATCTTTATGCAAGAAGCCAGGAATACCAACGTTTTAAAATAGCAAAATCCGATATTTTCTTTCTTGCACCATTTATAATAAGTTTACTTACCTACTTACCCACATACACCTTAAGTGCCGATGATAAAATTGTGGAGTATCAAAATTTTGGTAATCTCGAAGCTGACGTTGAGAATTTCGTATGGGAATGGATATTTCTGGTGGGTATAACTTTCACCTTTCTGGCGCTAGCTTTAAAACGATTCAGGAACTATACGGAGAAAATCAAAACATTATATTCTGATATTCAGAAAAAGGATTTTCAGTTAACCCAGTTATTGATAAAACTTTGTATGGCCATTTATGCCATGGAACTGATATCAGTCTTTCTCTCTTATTACAAATTGCCGCTAAGTTTAGAATTGTATAATGCATATGATATTGTTCAGCTAATTATTTTGTTGCTAATAGGTTATGATGCAAGAACATCATTAAAAAACTCAAAAGAAATACGAAAAGGTTGGCAAAAGATTCTACTGGAGGAGGGCCAAAGCCTTATCCATCCTATAAAATATGCCAATTCAAATCTTACTCCAGAGCAGTCCTCAACTCTTAAAGTTAAAATTCAGGAATACATGGAAACGCACGAGCCCTATTTGGAATCCCAGATACGTATTAAAGACCTGGCCAAACAAACAAAGATTAGTACTCATCAAATATCACAGGTACTTAACGAATCGTTTCATCAGAACTTTTATGAATTTATAAATAGTTATCGGGTAAAAAAAGCAATCGCATTGATCGAAGATCCGGCAAATGAATCGCTAACGTTTTCTGCAATTGGTTTTGAAGCAGGTTTTAACTCAAAAACTACTTTTTACCAAGCCTTCAAAAAAGCAACCGGCACCACCCCTGCCCAATTTCGGAGAAACATCAATAGATCAAAACATTAA
- a CDS encoding CNNM domain-containing protein, with protein sequence MTILLIFFFISIIFSFLCSVWEAVILSVTPSYVSRMQMESPRLGKRLGRLKEDIDRPLSAILTLNTIAHTVGAIGVGIQAGKLFGSANINLFLFEATYESVIAGLMTLAILILSEIIPKTIGATYWKQLTPFTVRWLKGLMIVLAPFVWLSKWVTHLIKKEGEKSVLNRADVAAMADAGLRSGAIDKEEKSIIQNLLRLENMEVKDIMTPRSVVFTLDENQKLGEIFTTYNPFQFSRIPVYSENSDNITGFILKDAILENIAADKHSRQAVEIRRKIIFVDDNLSVAGLLDKLILEKQHMTMVADNFGTIVGLVTMEDVIETLFGLEIVDESDKVADLQKLARERWKRAKGPK encoded by the coding sequence ATGACGATATTATTAATATTCTTTTTCATTTCAATTATCTTTTCGTTTTTATGTTCGGTTTGGGAGGCTGTTATTCTCAGTGTAACGCCATCGTATGTCAGCCGCATGCAAATGGAGAGTCCAAGATTGGGTAAAAGGCTAGGGCGATTAAAAGAGGATATCGACCGTCCTTTATCAGCAATTTTAACCCTAAATACTATCGCCCATACGGTTGGAGCCATAGGAGTTGGGATTCAGGCCGGCAAACTCTTCGGAAGTGCAAATATCAACCTGTTTCTTTTTGAAGCTACTTACGAATCGGTCATAGCGGGATTAATGACTCTGGCCATACTAATACTATCAGAGATTATACCCAAAACCATTGGAGCAACGTACTGGAAACAATTAACACCGTTTACTGTTCGCTGGTTAAAAGGGCTGATGATTGTACTTGCTCCGTTTGTATGGTTAAGCAAATGGGTTACGCATCTCATAAAAAAAGAAGGTGAAAAAAGTGTATTAAACAGAGCCGATGTTGCTGCCATGGCTGATGCGGGTCTAAGAAGCGGCGCAATTGACAAGGAGGAGAAATCTATAATACAAAACCTGTTACGCCTGGAGAACATGGAGGTAAAAGATATAATGACGCCTCGCAGCGTTGTGTTCACCCTTGATGAAAACCAAAAGCTGGGAGAGATATTCACCACTTACAATCCCTTCCAATTCTCGCGTATACCTGTTTACAGCGAAAACTCTGATAACATTACGGGGTTTATTTTAAAAGATGCTATTTTGGAAAATATTGCAGCCGATAAACATAGTCGACAAGCAGTAGAAATCCGTAGAAAAATAATCTTTGTTGACGATAATCTTTCGGTTGCCGGATTACTCGATAAACTTATCCTGGAAAAACAACATATGACTATGGTGGCCGACAATTTCGGTACCATTGTGGGCCTTGTTACCATGGAAGATGTGATTGAAACGCTATTCGGACTTGAAATTGTTGATGAATCGGACAAAGTAGCTGACTTGCAAAAACTGGCGCGCGAACGATGGAAAAGAGCAAAAGGTCCGAAGTAG
- a CDS encoding DUF5686 and carboxypeptidase-like regulatory domain-containing protein — MGNNIRLTILLLLSVFVSHAADKATEISGTVYDKETNEPIPFVNVWVKGTTLGTITDIEGHFILSATIDADISFSSVGYKKQEIKLTPQLSIPLEIYLIPDVQQIGEIKVKPEESRAKVLFRKILEHKKENRDKVENYNDYKTFDRTSVYMAIDSTSKVNRIIPNMNEVTMKLDDRDIRFSPIYMAELGTLTRNTKDSIVYNKKDGIFPKLNQTIESLILLNVVIDLDFYKDQINILGRGIISPLSNSARLHYDLYLNDSTFIDSVWHYNFSFTPKNKFNPLFTGRFTVEGKNFALTSIYAYVQEEANINFVNGYRSNVQYRKDEDGTWFYDNQQISLNLSLMLNKDTVSRYGSQRIDQISSGNWMVNKITQYSTSNHLDEIRGYNWRSQPEFSASLMSDGTYERVDKLKENQFVRGIDAIGGMVLTSYIDMGKIELGPVFDIYSTNAIEGQRFSLPFRTGEKMWQRFTVGGFLGYGTRNKELKYGLNFGWQLTPDDKFILYGNYSDDYNLVSQDKYLRFIKKNPNTRGNGNFIAALTSREENPYLQQEKKGRVNIEYNTDNVILEGGAYFSSNYSTPSIHYVNDGVDYKHYSAYGALFNARLAFGQYYDQYYFMRVYYIDQTPVINLSWDIGQASVPGDNTPDFGMYSHFHGSVVGKVNWGPTFMRYMVNGGYLFGDAPYDLLDMPVGSQSLGFAKYRFNLLHQASFAHNVYTNVHVDWVGGGIILNKFPLIRRLKLREMVSLKAHYGDRTSSYKPIFDLPTAYSQDLTAPYAELGVGITNIFKVLRVEYIHQLGSTYRNRSFTDNSGIRFRAEMSF, encoded by the coding sequence ATGGGAAACAATATCAGATTAACAATACTTCTTTTACTCTCCGTATTTGTATCGCATGCAGCGGATAAAGCCACCGAAATATCGGGAACGGTATACGATAAGGAAACTAATGAGCCCATTCCCTTTGTAAATGTTTGGGTAAAAGGTACCACGCTAGGAACGATAACCGATATAGAAGGACATTTTATTTTGTCGGCAACGATCGACGCCGATATCAGTTTCTCATCTGTAGGATATAAAAAACAAGAAATTAAACTAACGCCTCAATTGTCAATTCCGCTTGAGATTTATTTAATACCCGATGTTCAGCAGATTGGTGAGATAAAAGTAAAACCCGAGGAATCGCGTGCAAAAGTTCTGTTCCGTAAAATACTGGAACATAAAAAGGAAAACCGCGATAAGGTTGAAAATTATAATGATTACAAAACCTTCGATCGGACATCAGTTTACATGGCCATCGATTCTACATCGAAGGTGAATCGAATTATTCCGAATATGAACGAAGTTACCATGAAATTGGATGATCGGGACATTCGGTTTTCGCCAATTTACATGGCAGAATTGGGTACGTTAACCAGAAATACAAAAGATAGTATCGTTTACAACAAGAAGGACGGTATTTTCCCCAAGCTGAACCAAACCATTGAAAGTTTGATTTTGCTAAATGTGGTTATCGATCTTGATTTTTATAAAGACCAGATTAATATTTTAGGACGAGGAATAATCTCTCCCTTAAGTAATTCAGCGCGTTTACACTACGATCTTTATTTAAACGACAGCACTTTTATTGATAGCGTTTGGCATTATAACTTCTCGTTTACACCAAAAAATAAATTCAATCCATTGTTTACCGGACGATTTACCGTAGAGGGCAAAAATTTTGCACTTACAAGTATTTACGCCTATGTGCAGGAAGAAGCCAATATTAACTTTGTAAATGGTTACCGTTCCAACGTACAATACCGAAAAGACGAAGATGGAACATGGTTTTACGATAATCAACAGATTAGTTTGAATTTATCCCTGATGCTGAATAAAGATACGGTGTCGAGATATGGCTCACAGCGAATCGATCAGATTTCGAGCGGAAACTGGATGGTGAATAAAATTACACAGTATTCTACTTCAAATCATCTGGATGAAATAAGAGGATACAACTGGAGGTCGCAACCCGAGTTTTCGGCCAGCCTGATGTCGGACGGTACCTACGAGCGTGTTGATAAGTTAAAGGAAAACCAGTTTGTGAGAGGAATTGATGCCATTGGAGGAATGGTGCTCACCAGTTACATCGACATGGGAAAAATTGAGCTGGGGCCGGTATTCGATATATACAGTACTAACGCTATTGAGGGGCAGCGATTTTCTTTACCTTTCCGTACCGGTGAAAAAATGTGGCAACGGTTTACTGTTGGAGGATTTTTAGGTTATGGAACTCGTAACAAAGAATTAAAATATGGTCTGAATTTTGGCTGGCAATTAACGCCGGATGATAAGTTTATTCTATATGGTAATTATTCCGATGATTATAACCTGGTCTCGCAGGATAAATACCTGAGATTTATTAAGAAAAACCCAAACACCAGGGGAAATGGAAACTTTATTGCTGCACTTACTTCGCGTGAGGAGAATCCATATTTACAACAAGAGAAAAAGGGGCGTGTAAACATAGAATATAATACCGATAATGTTATTCTGGAAGGAGGAGCTTATTTCTCGTCCAATTATAGTACGCCATCAATTCATTATGTGAACGATGGGGTAGATTATAAACATTATTCGGCTTATGGGGCGCTGTTTAATGCAAGATTGGCATTTGGGCAGTATTACGACCAGTATTATTTTATGCGTGTTTATTATATCGATCAAACCCCTGTTATTAATCTAAGTTGGGATATTGGTCAGGCTTCTGTGCCGGGTGATAATACGCCCGATTTTGGTATGTATTCGCATTTTCATGGTTCTGTGGTTGGTAAAGTAAACTGGGGACCCACATTTATGCGCTACATGGTTAACGGAGGCTACTTGTTTGGCGATGCGCCTTACGACTTATTGGATATGCCTGTAGGTTCGCAATCGCTCGGATTTGCCAAGTACCGCTTTAATTTGCTCCATCAGGCATCTTTTGCACACAACGTATACACCAATGTACACGTCGATTGGGTAGGTGGAGGAATTATTCTGAATAAATTTCCACTGATAAGAAGGTTGAAACTGCGGGAAATGGTATCGTTAAAAGCACATTACGGAGACAGAACAAGCTCGTACAAACCAATATTTGACCTTCCAACAGCATATTCGCAAGATTTAACGGCACCTTATGCCGAACTTGGTGTGGGAATAACAAATATTTTTAAAGTATTGCGTGTTGAGTATATTCATCAGTTAGGCAGCACATATAGAAACAGAAGTTTTACTGATAACAGCGGAATACGATTCAGGGCAGAAATGAGTTTTTAA
- a CDS encoding diphosphate--fructose-6-phosphate 1-phosphotransferase — translation MSISALQKERAKYQPKLPKSLRGDVKLVEGEKTESVADQKEIAELFPNTYGMPLVSFEATDTAAERQPVNVGVILSGGQAPGGHNVISGIFDGIKNIHTESKLYGFLGGPGGLVDHKYIELTSDIIDEYRNTGGFDIIGSGRTKLEEEAQFDKGLEIAKDLGLNALVIIGGDDSNTNACVLAEYYAEINAGVQVIGCPKTIDGDLKNEMIETSFGFDTATKVYSELIGNIQRDANSAKKYWHFIKLMGRSASHIGLECALKTQPNITLISEEVAEKKQTLGEVVDYMACIVANRANDGNNFGVALIPEGLIEFIPEMKVLITELNDLLAEGTDTEKEFKMLKKSHRNEWVAGQLSETSSGVFSLLPSGIATQLTLDRDPHGNVQVSLIETEKLLGEMVKTRLDEMKEVGEFTGKFGTQYHFFGYEGRCAAPSNFDADYCYSLGYTASVLISEGKTGYMASVRNTTSAADQWIAGGVPVTMMMNMEKRHGHMKPVIQKALVELDGAPFKFFVSKRGEWATGTEFVYPGPIQYFGPTEVCDQTTETLKLEQA, via the coding sequence ATGAGTATTAGCGCATTACAAAAAGAAAGGGCTAAATATCAGCCTAAACTACCTAAATCGTTGAGAGGCGACGTAAAATTGGTTGAAGGTGAAAAAACCGAATCGGTTGCCGACCAAAAAGAAATTGCCGAATTGTTTCCAAATACCTACGGAATGCCGTTAGTAAGTTTCGAAGCAACCGATACAGCTGCCGAAAGACAGCCTGTAAATGTTGGTGTAATTCTTTCAGGTGGTCAGGCTCCGGGCGGACACAATGTGATCTCCGGAATTTTTGATGGTATTAAAAATATCCATACTGAGAGCAAATTGTACGGATTTTTAGGTGGTCCTGGCGGATTGGTTGATCATAAATACATTGAACTTACTTCTGATATTATTGATGAGTACCGTAATACAGGTGGTTTCGATATCATTGGTTCAGGGCGTACAAAACTGGAAGAAGAAGCTCAATTTGATAAAGGTTTGGAAATTGCAAAAGACCTTGGATTGAATGCGCTTGTGATTATTGGTGGCGACGACTCAAACACAAACGCCTGTGTATTAGCCGAATATTATGCTGAAATTAATGCAGGTGTTCAGGTAATTGGTTGTCCGAAAACAATTGATGGTGACCTGAAAAACGAAATGATTGAAACTTCTTTTGGTTTCGACACGGCTACAAAAGTATATTCAGAGCTAATTGGTAATATCCAGCGTGACGCCAATTCAGCCAAAAAATACTGGCACTTTATTAAACTGATGGGACGTTCGGCGTCGCACATTGGCTTAGAGTGTGCGTTGAAAACTCAACCGAACATCACTTTAATTTCGGAAGAAGTTGCGGAGAAGAAACAAACTTTGGGCGAAGTAGTAGATTATATGGCCTGTATTGTTGCTAACCGTGCAAACGATGGAAATAACTTCGGTGTTGCCCTAATTCCTGAAGGTTTGATTGAGTTTATTCCTGAAATGAAAGTACTGATCACGGAATTGAACGACCTGCTTGCTGAAGGAACGGATACGGAGAAAGAATTCAAAATGCTGAAGAAAAGTCACCGTAACGAGTGGGTAGCTGGTCAGTTGAGTGAAACTTCTTCCGGTGTATTCAGTTTATTGCCATCAGGTATTGCAACTCAGCTTACTTTAGATCGCGATCCACACGGAAACGTTCAGGTATCCTTAATCGAAACAGAAAAGCTACTTGGTGAAATGGTAAAAACTCGTTTGGATGAAATGAAAGAAGTAGGTGAGTTTACCGGAAAATTCGGAACACAGTATCACTTCTTTGGTTACGAAGGACGTTGTGCAGCTCCATCAAACTTTGATGCCGACTATTGTTATTCATTAGGTTACACTGCTTCTGTACTTATTTCAGAAGGCAAAACCGGTTATATGGCATCGGTTCGTAACACAACTTCTGCTGCCGACCAGTGGATTGCCGGTGGTGTACCTGTAACCATGATGATGAACATGGAAAAACGTCACGGTCATATGAAACCGGTAATTCAAAAGGCATTGGTTGAATTGGATGGCGCTCCTTTCAAATTCTTCGTTTCAAAACGTGGTGAGTGGGCAACCGGAACTGAATTTGTTTATCCTGGTCCGATCCAGTATTTCGGCCCAACCGAAGTTTGCGACCAAACAACAGAAACATTAAAATTAGAGCAAGCGTAA
- a CDS encoding zinc ribbon domain-containing protein — MKKHFSCPKCSSWEYEEDSIRTTGSGFTRFFDIQNRKFITISCKRCGYTELYKAGRGSTAGSILDFLTSS; from the coding sequence ATGAAAAAACATTTTAGTTGTCCTAAATGCAGTAGCTGGGAGTACGAAGAAGATTCAATCAGAACCACCGGATCAGGATTTACACGGTTTTTCGATATCCAAAATCGCAAGTTCATAACTATTTCATGTAAACGATGTGGCTATACCGAATTGTATAAGGCGGGAAGAGGTAGCACTGCCGGTAGTATTCTCGATTTCCTTACATCGTCGTAA
- a CDS encoding Arc family DNA-binding protein, translating to MAKKKSFVLRVSPEMMESIEKWAADDFRSMNGQIEWILHKALKDAKRLKKNSENG from the coding sequence ATGGCGAAGAAGAAATCGTTTGTATTGCGCGTGAGTCCGGAAATGATGGAATCCATTGAAAAATGGGCAGCCGATGATTTCAGGAGTATGAACGGGCAGATTGAATGGATACTACATAAGGCTTTAAAAGATGCAAAACGTTTAAAGAAAAATTCAGAAAATGGGTAG
- a CDS encoding SPFH domain-containing protein codes for MEKQHSALSGYMFLFLELIVLVLIIFGFMRGMTVPAIVLIPVFILVAVGFTVVDPNQSCVMVLFGAYKGTIKTNGFYWVNPFYVRKKISLRARNFDSEPIKVNDKLGNPIMIGLVLVWKVEETFRAAFGVDEFEHFVVVQSEAALRKLAGMYPYDNIEDENAKVTLRDGTEEVNEKLEAEIIERLEIAGIHVIEARINHIAYAQEIAQAMLKRQQATAIVAARFKIVEGAVSMVEMALDELNQKGIVELDEDKKATMVSNLLVVLCGDKDATPVVNTGTLYQ; via the coding sequence ATGGAAAAACAACATTCAGCTTTATCGGGTTACATGTTCCTGTTTTTGGAACTCATTGTTCTTGTACTTATCATTTTCGGTTTTATGCGGGGTATGACTGTTCCGGCAATTGTATTAATTCCTGTGTTTATACTTGTTGCCGTAGGTTTTACTGTGGTGGATCCAAACCAAAGTTGTGTAATGGTTTTATTTGGTGCCTATAAAGGTACAATTAAGACTAACGGGTTTTATTGGGTTAATCCATTTTATGTTCGGAAGAAGATCTCGCTTCGTGCACGTAACTTCGACAGCGAGCCCATTAAGGTGAACGATAAACTCGGTAACCCGATAATGATTGGTCTGGTGCTGGTTTGGAAGGTTGAAGAAACCTTCAGAGCAGCTTTTGGCGTAGATGAATTCGAACATTTTGTGGTGGTACAAAGTGAGGCCGCCTTGCGTAAACTTGCCGGTATGTATCCGTATGATAACATTGAGGACGAAAATGCAAAGGTTACACTCAGAGATGGTACTGAGGAAGTAAACGAAAAGCTTGAAGCCGAAATTATTGAACGTCTCGAGATTGCAGGTATTCATGTAATTGAAGCAAGGATTAACCACATTGCCTATGCGCAGGAAATTGCGCAGGCCATGTTGAAGCGCCAGCAAGCTACCGCTATTGTTGCAGCCCGTTTCAAAATTGTTGAGGGAGCCGTAAGTATGGTGGAAATGGCTCTGGACGAGCTTAACCAGAAAGGTATTGTTGAACTGGATGAGGATAAAAAGGCAACCATGGTAAGCAATTTATTGGTTGTATTGTGTGGCGATAAAGACGCAACACCTGTGGTAAATACCGGAACACTTTATCAATAA
- the nhaA gene encoding Na+/H+ antiporter NhaA, with translation MNFIKEPINRFIKLETSSSIILFAASIAALILANSGLSETFLGFWKNYVTISVPGFELSKPILKWINDGLMAIFFFLIGLEIKREILIGELSDIKKASLPIIAAFGGMVFPALLFATLNKGNAGMEGWGIPMATDIAFSLGILTLLGKRVPVGLKVFLMAFAIIDDLGAVLVIAFFYSSKLIWANIAIGLAIVLFLLILTRFKLYSKYFFFIAGLVVWVLFLKSGIHSTIAGVLMALTIPLRRHIKTSTFYDKAKEILNDFRKECEKPEEDKTILNHNQLDAIDEMEELTEKTASPIQFLEHRLHGWVAFIILPLFAFANAGVVFSFSGDTNTALASNIGLSLIIGKFVGIFLVSFLAIKFKISELPKNVNFTSLAGVSFLGGLGFTMSLFINNLAFTDEILINSAKMGILLGSFVAGLLGYILLRVSSNKKNPSAS, from the coding sequence ATGAATTTTATAAAAGAACCAATTAACCGTTTTATAAAGCTTGAAACATCAAGTAGTATAATTTTATTTGCGGCTTCCATTGCGGCTTTAATTCTTGCAAACTCAGGTTTAAGCGAAACATTTTTGGGATTCTGGAAAAATTACGTAACCATTAGCGTTCCGGGATTTGAACTTTCAAAACCAATATTGAAATGGATAAACGATGGGTTAATGGCTATTTTCTTTTTTCTAATTGGGCTCGAAATAAAACGCGAGATTTTAATCGGAGAATTAAGCGATATTAAAAAAGCTTCGTTGCCCATTATAGCAGCCTTTGGAGGTATGGTTTTTCCAGCTCTCCTGTTTGCAACCTTAAATAAAGGAAATGCAGGAATGGAAGGATGGGGGATTCCCATGGCTACCGATATCGCATTTTCACTTGGTATTTTAACCTTGCTGGGCAAGCGCGTACCGGTGGGTTTAAAAGTGTTTTTAATGGCTTTTGCAATTATCGATGATTTGGGAGCTGTGTTAGTGATTGCTTTCTTTTACAGCTCGAAATTAATTTGGGCCAACATAGCAATTGGATTAGCCATTGTTCTCTTTCTACTGATTCTCACACGTTTTAAACTTTATTCTAAATATTTCTTTTTTATTGCCGGTCTTGTAGTTTGGGTACTGTTCCTGAAATCCGGAATTCACTCCACAATTGCCGGAGTATTAATGGCTCTTACAATTCCTCTTCGTCGACATATTAAAACCAGTACGTTTTACGACAAAGCAAAAGAGATCTTAAACGACTTCCGAAAGGAATGTGAGAAGCCAGAGGAAGACAAAACAATTCTGAACCACAATCAATTAGATGCCATCGACGAGATGGAAGAGCTTACCGAAAAAACAGCTTCCCCCATACAGTTTCTTGAACACCGTTTGCACGGCTGGGTAGCTTTTATTATTCTACCATTATTTGCTTTTGCAAATGCCGGAGTAGTGTTTAGTTTTTCGGGCGATACCAATACTGCTCTGGCAAGTAACATTGGACTTAGCCTGATAATTGGAAAATTTGTGGGAATATTTCTGGTTTCCTTCCTGGCAATAAAGTTTAAAATTTCAGAACTCCCGAAGAATGTAAATTTCACAAGTCTGGCCGGAGTATCCTTTCTTGGTGGACTAGGTTTTACAATGTCTTTATTTATTAATAACCTGGCATTTACTGACGAAATTCTTATCAATTCAGCCAAAATGGGAATTTTACTCGGATCATTTGTAGCGGGATTATTAGGCTATATACTGCTACGAGTTTCATCCAACAAAAAAAATCCTTCAGCTAGCTAG
- a CDS encoding RNA polymerase sigma factor — translation MFRLDKLNDNELVQRFIQGDHESLEILIVRHKSRIYSYILLIVKNQDLAEDIFQDTFIKVIRSLKRGKYVENGKFVSWVLRIAHNLIIDHFRKEKLQGTISNDSSDVDIFNSQKFSEETIEDQMVYSQILNEVKHLVKELPEDQQQVIYMRHYMGLSFKEIAEQTDVSINTALGRMRYALINLRKLVDEKKLNLTSF, via the coding sequence ATGTTCAGACTCGATAAACTGAACGATAATGAACTCGTTCAACGATTTATTCAAGGCGATCACGAATCTCTTGAGATATTAATAGTTAGACATAAAAGCAGGATATATTCGTATATTTTGTTGATTGTCAAGAATCAGGACTTAGCGGAAGATATCTTTCAGGATACTTTCATTAAAGTCATACGCTCTTTAAAACGGGGCAAGTATGTCGAAAATGGAAAATTTGTTTCCTGGGTACTTCGTATAGCGCATAATCTCATCATTGACCACTTCAGAAAAGAGAAGTTGCAGGGTACGATTTCCAACGACAGTTCGGATGTCGATATTTTCAATTCTCAAAAATTTTCGGAAGAAACCATCGAAGACCAAATGGTTTATTCGCAAATTCTGAATGAAGTAAAGCATCTTGTAAAAGAGTTGCCCGAAGACCAGCAGCAGGTAATTTATATGCGGCACTACATGGGGCTTAGTTTTAAGGAAATTGCAGAGCAAACTGATGTTAGTATTAATACCGCTTTAGGCAGAATGCGATACGCTTTAATTAACCTGAGAAAACTGGTTGATGAGAAAAAATTAAATCTTACATCTTTTTAA